The following are from one region of the Actinomyces sp. oral taxon 897 genome:
- a CDS encoding DUF4132 domain-containing protein: MVPAALLAALEDCGADMTEFLSPQALGAEAAKGLRRKIPASLSWFDPLSLPSVRWKGGDAVDPRTLWWWVVLADRLKNPSGRGPVDLYLSLLEPADAAVLAAHVVRAWVVQDTAHPSAQDSQAYAQTAGRQRYDQARRWLASCRTTPRLADSLPQAEAEAAVGLEERVAQAYAEHQRTYVGSAIADKGLLAFAVRMDGAELAGLVRSYMRDNPGRRAQFEMLVRALAANGQDAALQVLLSVARRHRMAGVQATATALAQEVADERGWSAQELADRTVPTAGFGSDGLLRLSYGEREFVGRLGSDLRIVVSDASGRPVRSLPAPRVDEDPEVVKEARRLLRVARKDAKAVLALQSARLYEAMCASRTWSGADWRGLLAGHPLVGRLVTRLVWTATSGEGLVTFRPTGDGALLGVDDVEVSLADNASVGLAHGTALEPALVEAWRAHLADYQVDPLFDQLTATTPQVGPRQTVLDDLQGHVTDTLAFRGAATRRGYQRGDVDSGTFHDYVKRFPSADLTAVLGFTGSWVPEESMPCATTSLSFTRRGQDVGLATVPPVLLAECYADYRAVADLGPFDPDWRRNASPW, translated from the coding sequence GTGGTACCGGCCGCCCTGCTGGCCGCCCTGGAGGACTGCGGCGCCGACATGACGGAGTTCCTCTCCCCCCAGGCCCTGGGGGCCGAGGCGGCCAAGGGCCTGAGGAGGAAGATCCCCGCCTCACTGTCCTGGTTCGACCCGCTCTCGCTGCCGTCCGTCCGCTGGAAGGGCGGCGACGCCGTCGACCCCCGCACGCTGTGGTGGTGGGTGGTGCTGGCCGACAGGTTGAAGAACCCCTCAGGCCGTGGGCCTGTTGACCTCTACCTGTCCCTCTTGGAGCCCGCCGACGCCGCGGTGCTGGCCGCGCACGTGGTCCGGGCCTGGGTGGTCCAGGACACCGCCCACCCCAGTGCGCAGGACAGCCAGGCGTACGCCCAGACCGCCGGTCGGCAGCGGTACGACCAGGCCCGGCGGTGGCTCGCCAGCTGCCGTACGACCCCCCGGCTGGCGGACTCCCTGCCCCAGGCCGAGGCCGAGGCCGCCGTCGGCCTGGAGGAGCGTGTCGCCCAGGCCTACGCGGAGCACCAGCGCACCTACGTGGGCTCGGCGATCGCCGACAAGGGGCTGCTGGCCTTCGCGGTGAGGATGGACGGGGCCGAGCTGGCCGGGCTGGTGCGCTCCTACATGCGCGACAACCCCGGGCGGCGGGCCCAGTTCGAGATGCTGGTCCGCGCCCTGGCCGCCAACGGGCAGGACGCCGCGCTCCAGGTGCTCCTGAGCGTCGCCCGCCGTCACAGGATGGCCGGCGTCCAGGCCACCGCCACCGCCCTGGCCCAGGAGGTGGCTGACGAACGGGGCTGGAGTGCCCAGGAGCTGGCGGACCGTACTGTGCCGACCGCGGGCTTCGGCTCTGACGGGCTGCTGCGACTGTCCTACGGGGAGCGTGAGTTCGTTGGGCGTCTGGGGTCGGATCTTCGGATTGTGGTCTCTGACGCCTCGGGCAGGCCGGTCAGGTCCCTGCCGGCGCCACGGGTGGATGAGGATCCCGAGGTGGTCAAGGAGGCGCGGAGGCTGCTGCGTGTGGCGCGTAAGGACGCCAAGGCGGTCCTGGCCCTCCAGTCGGCCCGGTTGTACGAGGCCATGTGCGCCTCGCGTACCTGGTCCGGCGCCGACTGGCGGGGGCTGCTGGCTGGTCATCCCCTGGTGGGTCGGCTGGTGACCCGGCTGGTGTGGACCGCCACATCTGGTGAGGGGCTGGTCACATTCCGCCCCACCGGGGACGGGGCGCTCCTGGGGGTCGACGACGTCGAGGTGTCCCTGGCTGACAACGCGAGCGTGGGCCTGGCCCACGGCACGGCCCTGGAGCCCGCGCTGGTGGAGGCCTGGCGGGCCCACCTGGCCGACTACCAGGTGGACCCCCTCTTCGACCAGCTGACCGCCACCACGCCCCAGGTCGGCCCGAGGCAGACGGTCCTGGACGACCTCCAGGGGCACGTGACCGACACCCTCGCCTTCCGGGGCGCGGCCACCAGGCGCGGCTACCAGCGCGGGGACGTGGACTCGGGCACCTTCCACGACTACGTCAAGAGGTTCCCCTCCGCGGACCTGACCGCGGTGCTGGGCTTTACCGGCTCCTGGGTGCCCGAGGAGAGCATGCCGTGCGCCACCACCAGCCTGTCCTTTACGCGCAGGGGCCAGGACGTCGGGCTCGCCACCGTGCCGCCCGTCCTGCTGGCCGAGTGCTACGCCGACTACCGCGCCGTGGCGGACCTGGGCCCCTTTGACCCCGACTGGAGGAGGAACGCCAGCCCGTGGTGA
- a CDS encoding DUF4132 domain-containing protein — protein sequence MTGLAARQLTERALLPLRAVDTTLHTRAVDYVLDGTDPQVPADVSLADTRLLLADPGRIGPGADLGDQERRRLHAVGVGDPNRLDDPEEPMEYPVRSLRAVLYLWGDLAPAQWERFGRLLAALGEGPNRCAPGVPDWLCALLNDVVVTEPYVGYMAPAGYRDASARPPVSGRWNPTTVADLLQATGTAPGQVPAVVLLAWLAEATGVSAWYDGPAQRLPGIEDYLAAHGGQVPASTLTALSARARTHLVQRLGSHPQAAAECSRLLVALAVGSAATVRRAAITALAALPTQVRDPALVEGLATARPSRLKEVVTWLATAPGGERALRKSAEANPAVARLAGALTGPGDGHAPESEWALELPPFASALDAPSAGPAKAALREQIDARIARLEGATGSSYERRALKKVTDADLERLVAIADGVSEGPLGVLDEWMIWEEARRCPRLYLLHLCQLQARAAHPSPWRVLRSDSTCSDPRTLEQALRAVGVPTGEDFTRMVWEAYAPEQVWAWAATHLDLVLERLRDTSQAADALRALAFFPGLPEQLLPVVADMAVGGSATNRLLAQKVLRTYPDVRELAERSLGGAAPVREAAAQWLADLGDSAAVPALRRAVVGEKVASVRAALLHALAACGGDTDDLLSPAALGAEAAKGLRRKVPDSLSWLDLDALPALRWRDGSTVAPDVVRWWVVLADRLKDPSGHGLWELYLDRLDAADAAALGSHVLHAWIAQDTRGLGEDECRSRAQADGRREYDAAQRFLARASRPVARMRRPEQLESARQGAAVPLEEHVERALRYYRGLFAGSAIADKGLLALTVRMDGAELAQVVRAYERQAQRPQGEHRAQLTALLTALAANGHPKALTVLQEATGHKMRVVRQAAVGLVEQVAQWRGWSAQELADRTVPTAGFGSDGVLRLSYGEREFTGRLTPDLRIVLSDASGKVLKTLPEARVSEDSVVVNAAKKELRAARKEAKAVLGLQSARLYEAMCASRTWSGADWRELLAGHPLVGRLVTRLVWTATSGEGLITFRPTGDGALLGVDDVEVSLADDVSVRLAHGTLLGPGLVEAWRAHLADYQVDPLFDQLTATTPQAVHSTERIDDLQGRPTTTFTLRQGATRRGYQHGEAVDGPWFMDYTKDFASLHLRAVISFSGAEFLEQEAPCTLGDLSFSRGRRPVPLDQVPPVLLAECYADYRAVAEAAPVRRRGRGRTRP from the coding sequence GTGACCGGTTTGGCGGCCCGCCAGCTCACCGAGCGTGCCCTTCTGCCGCTCAGGGCGGTCGATACGACCCTGCACACCCGCGCCGTCGACTACGTCCTTGACGGCACCGACCCGCAGGTGCCCGCGGACGTCTCGCTGGCGGACACCCGTCTGCTCCTCGCCGACCCCGGCCGGATCGGGCCGGGGGCGGACCTGGGCGACCAGGAGCGCCGGCGTCTGCACGCGGTCGGCGTGGGCGACCCGAACCGGCTTGACGACCCGGAGGAGCCCATGGAGTACCCCGTGCGCTCCCTGCGGGCCGTCCTGTACCTGTGGGGGGACCTCGCGCCCGCCCAGTGGGAGCGGTTCGGCCGCCTCCTCGCCGCCCTCGGAGAGGGACCCAACCGGTGCGCCCCAGGGGTTCCCGACTGGCTGTGCGCCCTGCTCAACGACGTCGTCGTGACCGAGCCGTACGTGGGCTACATGGCGCCCGCGGGCTACAGGGACGCCAGCGCCCGGCCCCCGGTGTCCGGGCGCTGGAACCCGACGACGGTCGCGGACCTGCTGCAGGCCACCGGCACGGCCCCCGGGCAGGTCCCCGCCGTCGTGCTCCTCGCCTGGCTCGCCGAGGCCACCGGGGTCTCCGCCTGGTACGACGGTCCCGCACAACGCCTGCCGGGTATTGAGGACTACCTGGCCGCCCACGGCGGGCAGGTCCCCGCCAGCACGCTCACCGCACTGTCCGCCCGGGCCAGGACCCACCTGGTCCAGCGCCTGGGGTCCCACCCGCAGGCCGCCGCGGAGTGCTCCCGCCTGCTGGTGGCCCTGGCGGTGGGCAGCGCCGCCACCGTACGACGCGCGGCGATCACGGCACTGGCCGCCCTGCCCACCCAGGTACGCGACCCCGCCCTGGTCGAGGGCCTCGCGACCGCCAGGCCCTCCCGCCTCAAGGAGGTCGTCACCTGGCTCGCCACGGCTCCGGGAGGTGAGCGGGCCTTGAGGAAGAGCGCCGAGGCCAACCCCGCCGTGGCCCGCCTGGCCGGTGCGCTGACCGGCCCCGGGGACGGGCACGCCCCTGAAAGCGAGTGGGCCCTCGAGCTGCCCCCCTTCGCCTCCGCCCTGGACGCCCCCTCGGCGGGGCCCGCCAAGGCCGCGCTGCGTGAGCAGATCGACGCCAGGATCGCGCGGCTGGAGGGCGCCACCGGCTCCTCCTACGAGCGGCGTGCGCTGAAGAAGGTCACTGACGCCGACCTCGAGCGCCTGGTGGCGATCGCCGACGGCGTGAGCGAGGGTCCCCTGGGCGTTCTCGACGAGTGGATGATCTGGGAGGAGGCGCGTCGGTGCCCCAGGCTGTACCTGCTGCACCTGTGCCAGCTCCAGGCCCGCGCGGCGCACCCGTCCCCGTGGCGGGTCCTGCGCAGTGACTCCACCTGCAGCGACCCGCGCACCCTCGAGCAGGCCCTGCGCGCGGTCGGCGTGCCCACCGGTGAGGACTTCACCCGCATGGTGTGGGAGGCGTACGCCCCCGAGCAGGTCTGGGCGTGGGCGGCCACCCACCTTGACCTGGTGCTCGAGCGCCTGCGTGACACCTCCCAGGCCGCTGACGCCTTGAGGGCCCTGGCGTTCTTTCCCGGCCTGCCCGAGCAGCTCCTGCCGGTCGTGGCGGACATGGCCGTGGGCGGCTCGGCGACCAACCGGCTCCTGGCGCAGAAGGTCCTGCGCACCTACCCCGACGTCCGCGAGCTGGCCGAGCGGTCCCTGGGTGGCGCCGCCCCTGTGCGGGAGGCCGCGGCCCAGTGGCTCGCGGACCTGGGTGACTCGGCGGCGGTGCCCGCGCTGCGCCGGGCCGTCGTCGGGGAGAAGGTGGCCTCCGTGCGGGCCGCGCTCCTGCACGCGCTGGCGGCCTGCGGCGGTGACACCGACGACCTGCTCTCACCGGCGGCCCTGGGGGCCGAGGCGGCCAAGGGCCTGAGGAGGAAGGTACCTGACTCACTGAGCTGGCTCGACCTCGACGCCCTGCCCGCGCTGCGGTGGCGCGACGGGAGCACGGTGGCCCCCGACGTCGTGCGCTGGTGGGTGGTGCTGGCCGACAGGCTCAAGGATCCCAGCGGTCACGGCCTGTGGGAGCTCTACCTGGACCGGCTCGACGCCGCCGACGCCGCCGCCCTGGGCTCCCACGTCCTGCACGCCTGGATCGCCCAGGACACCCGGGGTCTGGGTGAGGACGAGTGCCGCTCGCGCGCGCAGGCCGACGGGCGCCGCGAGTACGACGCCGCCCAGCGCTTCCTGGCCAGGGCGAGCAGGCCGGTGGCCAGGATGAGGAGGCCGGAGCAGCTGGAGAGCGCGCGCCAGGGGGCCGCCGTTCCCCTGGAGGAGCACGTGGAGCGGGCCCTGCGCTACTACCGGGGGCTGTTTGCGGGCTCGGCCATTGCCGACAAGGGGCTGCTGGCGCTGACCGTGCGCATGGACGGGGCCGAGCTGGCGCAGGTCGTGCGCGCCTACGAGCGCCAGGCGCAGCGCCCCCAGGGTGAGCACCGCGCCCAGCTTACGGCCCTGCTGACCGCCCTGGCCGCCAACGGCCACCCCAAGGCCCTGACCGTGCTGCAGGAGGCCACCGGGCACAAGATGCGCGTGGTCCGTCAGGCCGCTGTCGGCCTGGTCGAGCAGGTCGCGCAGTGGCGCGGCTGGAGTGCCCAGGAGCTGGCGGACCGTACCGTGCCGACCGCGGGCTTCGGCTCTGACGGGGTGCTGCGCCTGTCCTACGGGGAGCGGGAGTTCACGGGGCGTCTGACCCCTGACCTTCGGATTGTGCTCTCCGACGCCTCAGGTAAGGTCCTCAAGACCCTGCCTGAGGCGCGAGTGAGCGAGGACAGCGTGGTCGTGAACGCCGCCAAGAAGGAGCTGCGTGCTGCCCGTAAGGAGGCCAAGGCGGTCCTGGGCCTCCAGTCGGCCCGGTTGTACGAGGCCATGTGCGCCTCGCGTACCTGGTCCGGCGCCGACTGGCGGGAGCTGTTGGCGGGCCATCCCCTGGTGGGTCGGCTGGTGACCCGGTTGGTGTGGACCGCTACATCTGGTGAGGGGCTGATTACATTCCGCCCCACCGGGGACGGGGCGCTCCTGGGGGTCGACGACGTCGAGGTGTCCCTGGCTGACGACGTGAGCGTGCGCCTGGCCCACGGCACGCTCCTGGGGCCCGGGCTGGTGGAGGCCTGGCGGGCCCACCTGGCCGACTACCAGGTGGACCCCCTGTTCGACCAGCTGACCGCCACCACGCCCCAGGCGGTGCACAGCACGGAGCGGATCGATGACCTTCAGGGGCGGCCGACCACGACCTTCACCCTGCGCCAGGGCGCGACCAGGCGCGGCTACCAGCACGGTGAGGCCGTGGACGGCCCTTGGTTCATGGACTACACCAAGGACTTCGCCTCCCTTCACCTGAGAGCGGTCATTAGCTTCTCCGGGGCGGAGTTTCTCGAGCAGGAGGCCCCCTGCACCCTGGGTGACCTGTCCTTCAGCCGCGGACGTCGCCCGGTGCCCCTGGACCAGGTGCCGCCCGTCCTGCTGGCCGAGTGCTACGCCGACTACCGCGCCGTGGCCGAGGCCGCCCCGGTCCGCCGTCGGGGCCGTGGCAGGACGCGCCCGTGA
- a CDS encoding DUF4132 domain-containing protein — MNPLPRASDRMTRALGALTGLDDRLQAVVGYLTDPLGSPVPAVEDRLRLVRAVHDALPTTPDLVLVLTSLSTDRAQAVRRAAVQALEDTDLALGQGSAAEAQPAAGRQGLAALESQGLGAALRVAPLTRAAEALTHLLRREGGQEVLTHLGAERPDLMALADELRGRERALAVVPEGAPVPLPPVAPLPGPGAAPEASAEPAASAAPAADELRRALGWGPGATGTTDEPGTPGKAARQVGDADLDAFVAVAEGRADQLPASVLALGAWWVAHQVPSLGLTHLTRLFLAWGERLEWSLLASRLTWDTDPRAVQDALERGGLPPSQAQEVVTSWVLYDAGPEATWPWILQNPDLALRALGEDWFSARAVLRALTYAPSLPTVLLPALAQAAVGRSEGNRALAQRLLARTPAAAELALQALGSPQAATRRAGAAWLADLGLPGGTERLRAAWAAEGDQLVRGDILRALVAYGDDVTDIVAPEALAVPARRPRVPVALAWFPFETLPAVRLTDGTALDADAVRRWVLLAHGLKDPDGRGTVAAYLSLLDPRSARELSAVVVESWIARNRELGKGESLRTKGLLAFAVGMDGARLAADARSALRRNAAWRVESETVLTAVAANRAPEALQVVLAAAAGHRLPRVRDAARSLAEAAAAERGWSPAELGDRTVPTVGFSDDGLLHLSYGDREFLGRLTPGLTVSLSDADGRPRKTLPPPRKSEDPEVVAEARARLAAARKELRAVLDTQRRRLYEAMCAGRTWPLARWRELLATHPLLRHLVVRLVWTASGEGLVTFRPTEDGVLLGVDDAGVELADDVGVRLAHGTLLGPGQVEAWRAHLADYQVDPLFDQFSAPAVDVDAGQTTIQDGAGRRVVARDLRRAAQARGYERASTRYRYRELTKDFPDLGLRSVIDLDGADAWDEGQTTTTGALTLRRAGRPVPLDQVPPVLLAECYADYRAVVGTAPSPLP; from the coding sequence GTGAACCCGCTGCCCCGGGCGAGTGACCGGATGACGCGGGCCCTGGGGGCCCTGACCGGCCTGGACGACAGGCTCCAGGCGGTGGTCGGCTACCTGACGGACCCGCTCGGCTCGCCCGTGCCCGCCGTCGAGGACAGGCTCAGGCTCGTCCGCGCCGTCCACGACGCCCTGCCGACCACCCCCGACCTGGTCCTGGTCCTGACCTCGCTCAGCACTGACCGGGCGCAGGCGGTGCGCCGTGCCGCGGTCCAGGCCCTTGAGGACACCGATCTCGCCCTGGGGCAGGGGTCAGCTGCCGAGGCCCAGCCCGCCGCGGGCCGCCAGGGGCTGGCCGCTCTGGAGTCTCAGGGGCTGGGTGCCGCGCTCCGGGTGGCACCGCTCACCCGGGCCGCCGAGGCGCTGACCCACCTCCTGCGGCGTGAGGGCGGGCAGGAGGTCCTCACCCACCTGGGGGCCGAGCGCCCTGACCTCATGGCCCTGGCCGACGAGCTGCGCGGCCGTGAGCGCGCCCTGGCCGTGGTTCCTGAGGGGGCGCCGGTCCCTCTCCCGCCCGTGGCACCCCTGCCCGGGCCGGGCGCGGCACCGGAGGCGAGTGCGGAACCGGCGGCCAGCGCGGCACCGGCGGCCGACGAGCTGCGACGCGCCCTGGGGTGGGGGCCGGGCGCCACCGGCACCACCGACGAGCCCGGCACCCCAGGGAAGGCGGCCCGGCAGGTGGGTGACGCCGACCTGGACGCCTTCGTGGCCGTCGCCGAGGGGCGTGCCGACCAGCTGCCCGCCTCGGTGCTGGCCCTGGGCGCCTGGTGGGTCGCCCACCAGGTCCCGAGCCTGGGCCTGACCCACCTCACGCGCCTGTTCCTGGCCTGGGGCGAGCGCCTGGAGTGGAGCCTGCTGGCATCCCGCCTGACCTGGGACACCGACCCGCGGGCCGTCCAGGACGCCCTGGAACGCGGCGGCCTGCCACCGTCCCAGGCGCAGGAGGTGGTCACCAGCTGGGTCCTGTACGACGCCGGGCCCGAGGCCACCTGGCCGTGGATCCTCCAGAACCCCGACCTGGCCCTAAGGGCCCTGGGGGAGGACTGGTTCTCGGCCAGGGCGGTGCTGCGGGCGCTCACCTACGCCCCCTCCCTGCCCACCGTGCTCCTGCCCGCCCTGGCGCAGGCGGCCGTAGGACGCTCCGAGGGCAACCGTGCCCTCGCCCAGAGGCTGCTCGCCCGCACTCCCGCGGCCGCCGAGCTCGCCCTCCAGGCCCTGGGCAGCCCGCAGGCCGCTACGCGCAGGGCCGGTGCCGCCTGGCTGGCCGACCTGGGACTACCTGGGGGCACGGAACGCCTGCGCGCCGCCTGGGCCGCTGAGGGGGACCAGCTCGTACGCGGTGACATCCTGCGCGCCCTGGTGGCCTACGGCGACGACGTCACCGACATTGTGGCACCCGAGGCCCTGGCGGTGCCCGCGCGACGGCCCCGCGTGCCGGTGGCGCTGGCCTGGTTCCCCTTCGAGACCCTGCCGGCCGTGCGCCTGACCGACGGCACCGCCCTGGACGCCGACGCCGTGCGACGCTGGGTCCTCCTGGCCCACGGCCTGAAGGACCCCGACGGGCGCGGCACGGTCGCCGCCTACCTCAGCCTGCTCGACCCCCGCTCCGCCCGCGAGCTGAGCGCCGTCGTCGTGGAGTCCTGGATCGCCCGCAACCGCGAGCTGGGCAAGGGGGAGAGCCTGAGGACCAAGGGTCTGCTCGCCTTCGCCGTCGGGATGGACGGCGCCCGGCTCGCCGCCGACGCCAGGTCGGCTCTGCGCCGCAACGCCGCCTGGCGGGTCGAGTCCGAGACGGTGCTGACCGCCGTCGCCGCCAACCGGGCGCCCGAGGCCCTCCAGGTGGTGCTCGCCGCGGCCGCGGGCCACCGGCTGCCCCGGGTGCGGGACGCAGCCCGGTCGCTGGCCGAGGCCGCCGCCGCCGAGCGCGGCTGGAGCCCCGCGGAGCTCGGCGACCGCACCGTCCCGACCGTCGGCTTCTCCGACGACGGCCTGCTGCACCTGTCCTACGGGGACCGCGAGTTCCTCGGGCGCCTGACCCCCGGACTGACCGTGAGCCTGAGCGACGCCGACGGGCGGCCCCGCAAGACCCTGCCGCCGCCCCGTAAGAGCGAGGATCCCGAGGTCGTGGCCGAGGCCAGGGCGCGCCTGGCCGCGGCGCGCAAGGAGCTGCGCGCCGTCCTGGACACCCAGCGGCGTCGGCTGTACGAGGCCATGTGCGCCGGACGGACCTGGCCGCTGGCCCGGTGGCGCGAGCTGCTGGCCACCCACCCGCTTCTCAGGCACCTGGTCGTCCGCCTGGTGTGGACCGCTTCCGGCGAGGGGCTGGTCACATTCCGGCCCACCGAGGACGGGGTGCTCCTGGGGGTCGACGACGCGGGCGTCGAGCTGGCTGACGACGTGGGCGTGCGCCTGGCCCACGGCACGCTCCTGGGGCCCGGGCAGGTGGAGGCCTGGCGGGCCCACCTGGCCGACTACCAGGTGGACCCCCTGTTCGACCAGTTCTCGGCCCCCGCCGTCGACGTCGACGCCGGTCAGACGACCATCCAGGACGGTGCCGGACGGCGTGTTGTGGCGCGTGACCTGCGGCGGGCGGCGCAGGCCCGTGGCTATGAGCGCGCCTCGACCAGGTACCGTTACCGGGAGCTCACCAAGGACTTCCCGGACCTGGGCCTGCGCAGCGTCATTGACCTCGACGGTGCTGATGCCTGGGACGAGGGACAGACCACGACCACCGGCGCCCTGACCCTGCGTCGCGCAGGCCGCCCGGTGCCCCTGGACCAGGTGCCGCCCGTCCTGCTGGCCGAGTGCTACGCCGACTACCGCGCCGTAGTAGGAACCGCCCCTTCCCCCCTTCCGTGA
- the mnmA gene encoding tRNA 2-thiouridine(34) synthase MnmA, whose protein sequence is MRVLAALSGGVDSAVAAARAVDAGHEVVGVHMALTRHRAQTRSGSRGCCSIEDSSDARWAAEILGIPFYVWDLSEQFEEQVVADFLSEYQAGRTPNPCVRCNERVKFDALLSRALALGFDAVATGHYARLEGGAASGSPGSTESLRLRRAANAAKDQSYVLAVSGREGLARALFPLGDAPSKAVVRAEAAARGLPVASKPDSYDICFVADGDTRGFLARSLGVREGNLVTPDGQVLGRHQGYFGFTVGQRRGLGLDRPAPDGRPRYVLGTRPDTNEVVVGPLELLSRSSIEGEALVLLAGPGQLDGARGWDDVTVQVRAHGRPAPARVEVDEAAGRLHVKLAEPLRGLAAGQSVVVYGGQSGDQVLAQATVA, encoded by the coding sequence GTGCGCGTGCTCGCGGCCCTGTCCGGCGGGGTGGACTCCGCCGTCGCCGCCGCGCGCGCCGTGGACGCCGGGCACGAGGTGGTGGGCGTCCACATGGCACTGACCCGCCACCGCGCCCAGACCCGCTCGGGCTCACGGGGCTGCTGCTCCATCGAGGACTCCTCCGACGCCCGGTGGGCCGCCGAGATCCTGGGCATCCCGTTCTACGTGTGGGACCTGTCCGAGCAGTTCGAGGAGCAGGTGGTGGCCGACTTCCTGTCCGAGTACCAGGCCGGGCGCACCCCCAACCCCTGCGTGCGCTGCAACGAGCGGGTCAAGTTCGACGCCCTGCTCTCCCGGGCCCTGGCCCTGGGCTTCGACGCCGTGGCCACCGGGCACTACGCGCGTCTGGAGGGCGGGGCCGCGTCCGGCTCCCCCGGGAGTACCGAGAGCCTGAGGCTGCGCCGCGCGGCTAACGCCGCCAAGGACCAGTCCTACGTGCTGGCGGTCTCGGGGCGGGAGGGCCTGGCCCGGGCGCTCTTCCCGCTGGGCGACGCCCCCTCCAAGGCGGTGGTGCGCGCCGAGGCGGCGGCGCGCGGCCTGCCGGTGGCCTCCAAGCCCGACTCCTACGACATCTGCTTCGTGGCCGACGGCGACACCCGCGGCTTCCTGGCCCGCAGCCTCGGCGTGCGCGAGGGGAACCTGGTGACCCCCGACGGGCAGGTGCTGGGACGCCACCAGGGCTACTTCGGCTTCACGGTGGGACAGCGCAGGGGCCTGGGCCTGGACCGCCCGGCCCCCGACGGCCGCCCCCGCTACGTGCTGGGCACCCGCCCGGACACCAACGAGGTGGTGGTCGGCCCGCTCGAGCTGCTCAGCCGCAGCAGCATCGAGGGCGAGGCCCTGGTCCTGCTGGCCGGGCCCGGCCAGCTCGACGGCGCCCGCGGCTGGGACGACGTCACCGTCCAGGTGCGGGCGCACGGCCGCCCCGCACCCGCGCGCGTGGAGGTGGACGAGGCGGCGGGCAGGTTGCACGTGAAACTGGCCGAGCCGCTGCGGGGCCTGGCGGCTGGCCAGTCCGTCGTCGTCTACGGCGGTCAGTCCGGCGACCAGGTCCTGGCCCAGGCCACCGTGGCCTGA
- a CDS encoding acyltransferase family protein: MLAPRLFAARDLGSRDNSLNLVRLLLASVVLYSHAVGLSGAGNGIAWQGRGLGEWAVVGFFVLSGFLITGSRERSDGGRYLLNRVVRIFPGYLLVQAFVVLLLAPAAQVINTGGLGGYLGTPVTPLNYMFSNLLLRISSYGIGTTLAGLPVADTWNGSLWSLYIEFWCYIVIGVFLSWKLPRTRAWPTVLLLVLSTATHVAVSSTGPYNNSEFVTLVSMLPYFLGGAVVYKLRDHLPMRALPALACTVAAVALIARSDQFGAQLASPLIAYVVLWLGAVLPSPSLVKIHDISYGVYIFHFPVIQFLVLLGLHRHGFALLLLVTVLLTMALATASWLGVERATMRWTRGLSPWGDLHQAAR, from the coding sequence GTGCTAGCGCCCCGCCTCTTTGCCGCGCGTGACCTGGGGTCGCGCGACAACTCCCTCAACCTGGTCCGGCTCCTGCTGGCGTCCGTCGTGCTCTACTCCCACGCCGTCGGCCTGTCAGGGGCGGGGAACGGCATCGCCTGGCAGGGCCGGGGCCTGGGCGAGTGGGCCGTGGTGGGCTTCTTCGTCCTGTCCGGGTTCCTCATCACCGGCTCACGGGAGCGCTCCGACGGCGGACGCTACCTGCTGAACCGGGTCGTGCGGATCTTCCCCGGCTACCTCCTGGTCCAGGCGTTCGTGGTCCTGCTCCTGGCCCCGGCGGCCCAGGTTATTAACACCGGCGGCCTCGGCGGCTACCTGGGGACCCCGGTCACCCCCCTGAACTACATGTTCAGCAACCTCCTGCTGAGGATCTCGTCCTACGGGATCGGCACCACCCTGGCGGGCCTGCCCGTCGCCGACACCTGGAACGGCTCGCTGTGGAGCCTGTACATTGAGTTCTGGTGCTACATCGTCATCGGTGTCTTCCTGTCCTGGAAGCTGCCCCGCACCCGGGCGTGGCCCACGGTCCTGCTGCTCGTGCTTAGTACCGCCACCCACGTGGCCGTCTCCAGCACCGGCCCGTACAACAACAGCGAGTTCGTGACGCTGGTGAGCATGCTCCCCTACTTCCTGGGCGGGGCGGTGGTGTACAAGCTGCGCGACCACCTGCCCATGCGGGCCCTGCCAGCACTGGCCTGCACGGTGGCGGCGGTGGCCCTGATCGCCCGGTCCGACCAGTTCGGGGCGCAGCTGGCCTCCCCCCTGATCGCCTACGTGGTGCTGTGGCTGGGGGCGGTCCTGCCCTCACCCTCGCTGGTCAAGATCCACGACATCTCCTACGGGGTGTACATCTTCCACTTCCCCGTCATCCAGTTCCTGGTCCTGCTGGGCCTGCACCGCCACGGGTTCGCCCTCCTGCTCCTGGTCACGGTCCTGCTCACCATGGCCCTGGCCACCGCCAGCTGGCTGGGCGTGGAGCGCGCCACCATGCGCTGGACGCGCGGACTCAGCCCCTGGGGCGACCTCCACCAGGCCGCCCGCTGA